ATGTGGTACCAACACCGATGAGCCCACTTGGCAACGGCGAGTTCATTCAGCGCGTCATCACCCCTCAGATGAGCTCCGGTAGCTTTGGTGCGGCTCCGTCGCCCACCACCAGCAAGGCGGACGAGATGCACCAGGCATTCCAGAGCTGCAACATCACCGGTGACGGCTTCCTCaacaaggaggaggtgcgcgacgCCCTCATAAAGCTCAATGGCGGTAATCAGGTGACGGAGCAGGAGGTGAAGGATTTCATGAGCAACTTCCAGGTGGACCAGGAGGGCCGCATTACGGAGGAAGAATTTGTGATGGGGTGGACGAAGCACCAGAATGACCTCGGCTCGAAGTATGACCTCTCCAAGATGGCACACCTGTTCCACTACGACTTAGAAAAGGAATTCCTGCAAGTAGTGCGCGAGGCCTTCGATTTGATCGACTCAGAGCACTCGGGCATCATCACCAAGGAGAAACTCAAGAGCTTGAACTTGGGCCTAACCGACAAAGATGCTGAGTCTGCATTCTCTTCGATGGACACGGAGCACAGGGGCCTTTCCTCCCTCACTTTCGAGGGCTTCGTGGGTCTCTGCTTGAAGTACGACTTCTTCAAGAACCACCCACTCGCCATCCGCTTGCGCCGGCTAAACGCCTTCTTCGAGGCCACTGAGCACACCGCCTTCCGCGCCTCGCTGAACACCGGCTACACGGTTGCCGGCCAGCGCGAGGTGATCAAGGCGCTCCTCCTAAGCAAGCAGGAGTCTCTTTCGACCACCTTCGAGGAGGGCGATGGGAACGGCTTTCTCTACGGCACCTACACTCAAGACTCCAAGAAAGTACTGGAGATTGGCGTGCGTCTGCTCCCCGCGGCAGCCGGCTATACCAAGGTAATTGTGTACCGCATTGGCGGCAAGACCATTGAGTTCCACAAGTGGTTTCTCGACCTGCGACGACTGATGAAAGATGAGCTGCTACGCTGCGAGGAGGACACGGCGGTGAAGGGCGAGCCGGAGTTGATGTAATTCGGTTTCTCTTGTCTTTCAGCTTTCTGTGGGCTTTATTACCATTTCACTCTTtgagcccccctccccctcctcacgTGAAACCCCGTTGTCCTCCGGATTTGGTGtgccctctttctctctcttcccctctgtgtgtgcgcgcatgcgtgcaaAACTGGGTTTtgtctctcttttttgttactgttgttgtttttttcttgcaAGGGTTCAAGCAGTGTGACATTACGTAGTTTTACCTCGTCTCCGCTCTGCTTtttcaaaaaaaaacttcTTGTGTACTGACTCACCTTGGCGACAGGGGGCGCCTCGGCGCGTGGTACCCATGACTCTGTACACGCCCTGTGTGGGGAagaagccaggcagcccctatcccctgccaatgctgcaccgcacctggcggtggcagggtcaggcgcctacgacgtggggaggtcagagcgatgcatcgctgctgacgtggGCGGCcaggtcgtggatggcgctgcgtcggagcgacccgcGACCGTGCACGGggctgcgccatccatgcTATATGGGCGGAgtgtcagcgcgactcgaCCGCGACccgcccggccctcactgcctcctggtgtgtggcgcctgcgccacgccgagggATGCGccgggtggcggccggcatagTGGGGGCAGCTGtggggctgcgtgcgcagaaGAGGCTGGCAGAGGCTGAGGCAGGGCCCGTGCTGAGatggctgcgccggcgcatgACTGTGATGCGTGTGTCTCTAGCgttgcttcgcaccacgcgatgggggcctgcgACGGGCCGGGGCTAGCGTGCCCCTTCCGCCCATGCTGTAATGGCGGAGAATAGACAATATGAGAGCATTGATGGGCTCACGCGTTGTTTCATCGtttccccccttttcctAAACAAAAGCGCAATGACTAATTGTCAAGCAGTCTGCTTCGATGAATGCAGCGCGAAAGGAGAAGTGCGGTGGTGCCCGCGCGGGAGACAGGGGCATGGCGAGGCGAATGTAGCACTGCGGCGAAGGGCAGTGGGGAAGCGAGGGCGACTTTGGGGCGCTGTCGACGATGGTTTCTCGAGGAGGAAAacggaggggaggaggagagggggaaagaTGGAAGGGACGCTTCCCGTTTTCTGCACCCCAGACCTAaacaccccacccccaatTCTCTCCTTATGACTAACGCGCGTACTTCCGCAGACTCGCCGTCAAGAAGCACGCCATCGTCTCTTTGTTCCCTACGCCGTACCCCAGTCAAGTCGAGGTCTGCCCTTACGTGGTAGCTTAGTTTTTGAAgtttgcctctctctctaccgccgcgtctctcgttctctcctGCCacctttcccccttttttgtttaCTTCCCCCTTTTTACTGAGTCCTCACTAGTTGTGCGCAGGCATCTAACGTTTTGTACTgctgtatgtatgtgtgtgtgcgatcGTTGTTCTCTTCCTGCCCTTTCACACCCTCTCGAGTGGTCGCGTGCTGgccgtttgtgtgcgcgcttgtggTGTGTTTTGGCGGCTTTCCGCGAATAACACTGATCACACagcagaagagggaggggagaggggaatGTAGACTGCTGAAGAGAACTAAGGGGAGACCGGAATACTACAAAGAGGTGGGaaagcgaaggagagaggagggatggTGGGATGCAACTCTGCCGAGACGcatacacagacagacaTACGTCGAATATTGTCTTGCAATCGTTGCTGCGCTTACATATATTTATAGtcctcctgtgtgtgtgtgtgagacCAGGGTCGCCCTccgtctctttttctctcctttGAATtctgcacctgcgccgcctcctcttctgtGTGTACTTATCTTCAGTTatttcgttttcttttgaGAGCAGAAAGAAGATCGACTTCCACCTCCTACCCCTCGCACAAAGGCGGCAATGCTCGttgcatcagcagcagcctcgaTGTGGAAGTACTTTTCTTTTAGGCGATTTACAAGttcgtgtgtctctctctctgtgtggtTGCCTCAAATTCGAAGTGCTGAGTGACTATCAAACGAAAAGCAGGCGGTGTCTTGACTTGTTGCCCACGAGCGTGAAAAAAGAGCCGAAGAGGCGACGCGCGTtacccacacgcacacccttGATCCCTGGCATGTCATGGCATGTCATGGCATggcatggctgctgctgctgctgctgctgctctctctgcATTGTAGCGGGGTTGCAGTTGTCGCCGATGTCTGTGACACTGAACACACTCTTTCCTGTGATGCTTTATGGCGCAACGCACCTTCTTTGTACCCCATCGGGGCGGTGCATGTGCACACCCGGAAGCCACTGCGTCAGGGCATGGCCCTCACTTCGCAGCTTGTCCGTCGCTTTCTCTTTGTCGCCGCCATCTCTCCGAATTTTGTGTGCTTTCGCATAAcgcttcttctctcctcgtctctctcgcacaAAACATCGCACCTGTGCCAGGGGTGTGTCTTGCCATCTTTATCTTACTCTCCCTCTGCCgtccgcctcccctcctcctcctcgtcgtcgagcGGCGTCTCTTTTCTCAGCTTGCTATTCAGAGGTTTTCCAGTGAAGACCGGCCGAGCATCATcgagcgccgcgtgcgccggCTATTGGAGATTCTCTGCAATCATGAGCGCCGGCAGGATTCTTTTGTCCACCAAGAAGCAGAAATATGCGGTGGTGACGTCGAACAACAAGACGCTACTGTCCCGCGATGATCTCCGCTGTATCGACCGCTTTGTGGACAAGCGAGTTGTCACGGCGACCTACGCTAATggcacgcagccgccacctTCGCACGGGATTCCGGCCCTGCCCTTTGAGAAGGTGAGCGAGAACTGCGACAGCGTTTTGCTGCTGTCAGTGAGTGCAATCCACGAGCGCGAGAGCGCGTTGgatgtgccgctgcggttcATGGCTCCGGAGGAGTATCATGCCCCGGCCCTGGAGGAACCGCCGACGCGACTGCCACTTGCACGGCGCATTGTGGCCCTCCTGCAAGGGGCTACGAGTTCGATGGTCTCGTGGCGGTACACACCGCCGGTGGCGAAGGATTACACGGTGACGGAGATCCAGGTCACGAAGGACGCGGAGGCCCGCGCACATTCCTCGCTTCGTGCCGGCAACAAGAGCAAGGCGGCCCACCTCTTTTGTGTATCGGGGTGTTTCCACTACAACTACGGCAACATGGAGTGGGCGGTGAGTTGCTTCAAGAAGGCGCTTAACATagcagaggagctggaggatgCCCGGTGCCTTGCGTTCTGCCACAACATCTTAGGCGTCTGCTTCTACCGCTTGGGAGAGTACAAGATGTCACTTGTGCATCACAAGAAGCAGGAGGCACTTGGCGGCAGCTACGCTCGCGCCGTGGCAGAGATGAACATGGGCGTCAGCTACGCCGCCCTCAGCGAGCTCGAGTTTGCCCAGCAGGCGTTCGAGGACGCACTGCTGAATGCTCGGGAAACGGACGATTCGATGCTGCTCACCATCGCACTTGGCAACGTAGGGCTCGTGTCGCTGCGTATCGGAGATatgcgcgccgcgcagctgcacctggAGCAGTGCCTGGAGCAGTGTAGCATAGCAGGTGACAAGAGCGGTGCCTCCTtgtgtctcctcctcctcggtgagGTGTACTCGCTCATCCACGACCACCAGCATGCGCTGTTCTACTACAAGCACGCCTACCGTGTTGGCGGCGAGGCCAACAACCCGGATGTGGTGAGTATGGCTCGCGTCAGTATAGGCATCGCACAGGGCAACTTAGAAATCCGTGACTCCGTGCTAAGAGAGGCAGCCTTGATGGGAAAGACGAACAGCGTGCAGAGCATTGTGAGTCAGCTACCTCAGtagaggcggcgcggcgcgggaaggagaggcagaTGACGGACACGAGGGGGGCTtagaaacaacaacaaaaaacgaaaagTGGTAGGCCTACTCTAGCCCACCTCACCGATACCCTCCTCGCCATCATCCGCGCGGTCTTCTCTGTCCTGTGCAGAGAAGACGGTGCCAAGCGTGGATggctgccctccccctcccccgcggTAAGAAAGACAAAAAAGATGGAGGATGTGAACGGCTGTTCTCCTTTTGCTCTCTTTCGCccttcttcccccctctctctgtgcccttTTGCCGGGTGTGGCTCGGCGCCTCTCCTTTTCATCCTCGGCTACacgtacgcgtgtgtgcccatCTTGCGCATCAACCCTTTTTTATCCTTCTTGCTCTGCTTGGCATGTGCGTTGTGGCGGATCGCGTCACACTGACAGGACGCTGCTGTTGGCTGCTTTGCGCCATCTGCGTCGAACGAGTTGAATCCATGTATATATTTCCTTGGGAGCTGGCCGCGCAagagtctgtgtgtgcgtgcgagtaCGTCGTACTGTGACGGAAGGCATCGCCATGTGTCtgtcctctcctcttttcccGCTACGCGCATTGGGTGGAGACCTCTGCGCATCAGCCATTTCTGTGACGCGTTGGTACGCAATATGTTCTACTGATTACGGTTCCTCCGACCCTTTTATTTCTGAGTCCAATGCACTTGCATATGCACCCTTTCTCCACCCCGTCGCGGAGACGACACACTCGTGCCTCTGATGATGGGGAACAGCATGCTCGGCTCATCTCCTGAGCAGAATGCTCTCCGCGCACCTTTGTAGAAGAGCGGTGAAGGTGAAGTGGCGGGGAGGCGATGCCTGCTCTTACTttcgagcagcaccgcagcagaccgcacagcgccgcctccgccgtccACGCCTGGTGTTGCGTCCTCGACTGTTTTTCATTTGTCTCAACGAAAAGCGACACCGCACATCACAAacgcgtttgtgtgtgtgtgtgctgctggtTGCCTTgacatgctgctgcgcttctcctttACGCTGTCATCCACGTCTCCCGCCTCCCTTTTCGATAGCGCTTCACActccaccgtcgccgagTCTCAGAAAGAGCTACAGgtttgc
This genomic stretch from Leishmania infantum JPCM5 genome chromosome 33 harbors:
- a CDS encoding putative protein kinase, whose translation is MSKEAAKTPREDGGVARKGDGKAPKKLIGGHIELGHVLGVGGFGKVYNAYDVTKKVHVAVKMIDKALVRSSGIQSYVEREIEMMRKMKNQHVVRLLEAIETSKAYNLVMELAPNGELFDKIVDSKRFDEETARNYFQQLICAVHYCHRMNIVHRDLKAENLLLGENNVLKVCDFGLSRYTKEGRFNDHEVLFTSLAGSIDYQAPEVLKERGYEGDSCDMWSCGCVLFFMLCGYLPFTDRSDGLTRKRIMSCQYNKTSRYLPEQAADLIAHLLVPFPSARYTTSDVIQHPWFRVNLDPSMFPDDNVVPTPMSPLGNGEFIQRVITPQMSSGSFGAAPSPTTSKADEMHQAFQSCNITGDGFLNKEEVRDALIKLNGGNQVTEQEVKDFMSNFQVDQEGRITEEEFVMGWTKHQNDLGSKYDLSKMAHLFHYDLEKEFLQVVREAFDLIDSEHSGIITKEKLKSLNLGLTDKDAESAFSSMDTEHRGLSSLTFEGFVGLCLKYDFFKNHPLAIRLRRLNAFFEATEHTAFRASLNTGYTVAGQREVIKALLLSKQESLSTTFEEGDGNGFLYGTYTQDSKKVLEIGVRLLPAAAGYTKVIVYRIGGKTIEFHKWFLDLRRLMKDELLRCEEDTAVKGEPELM